The following is a genomic window from Candidatus Paracaedibacteraceae bacterium.
TTTAGCTTACTTAATCCCCATGTGTATTTGGATGCGGTTGTTTTACTCGGCAGCATTAGCTCACAATTCCCAGATGCAGAACAACCGTCATTCGCTGTTGGGGCTTGCCTTGCCTCCATTACATGGTTTTTCTCATTATGCTATGGGGCGCAATATCTTGCCCCATTTTTCACCAACCCGAAGTCATGGAAAATCCTAGATTTTCTGGTTGGGGTTATCATGTGGGCTATTGCTGCAGCAATTTTGATGTAAAATATATAAGAAAACCTGTTATTAACCGTTATCACGAATAAAATCAGCTACCTTTACTCCCTTATTTCTTTCCCAATCACGCAGAAAATTCTCAAAAAGGGTAAAGTTTTGATGAGCAATAGTATCCGCACCAGCCCTTTCAAATAGAAGAGGCATACGCTGCATTGCATGATACACAGCCGCAACTTCTTCTATATGGAAATTTGCTACTAGGTCGTCATGATTAAGTGGCTGTGTCTCATAATAAGATATATTGAACCCAGATAAATGTCCCAATAAATCATTATATTCTTGTAAATCAAAATTGACCCTTGCTTCTACATCACCATGATTTCTACTATTAGAAGAACTCGCTGCATGGTCATCTTGAGAAAAAGATGCCCCGCATAAACAACTATATAAGAGTACTGTATTTAAAAACTTCATATCAACCTCTATTAAATAAAACCAATCGCCTCTTGTACACATAAAATTTTGAAAAAATAGGATAGATCAATCGTTAAAATACTAAGCGATAATATCGTATAATACATTAATTAATAATTAACTTACAATAACATCAGTTCGACATAAGAAGGTCTATCCAGCAATAGAATCCGTCATCCTCGACTAGAAATTATAAGTTTTCGTTAGAAAACGCTAAGGATTTCTTGATCGGGGATGACGAACCTGTCTGATCTTTCTTATATCGAACTCACGTTAGATTAAGCAGCCTCGATAACTTCTTTTACTTTCACTGCTAAATCCTTTAAGGTATAGGGTTTTGGTAAGAAATGAATATCGGCATCATCATCCAAATTTTTTCGGAATGTATCTTCGGTGTAACCTGAGATAAAAATTGTTTTGGCTGTCGGATAAATATCACGAATTCTCTTATTCAACGTCGGACCATCCATTTTAGGCATAACAACGTCGGTAATTAAAACGTCAAATTTCTCGCCATTCTCAACCATCGTCAATGCTGAGTCACCATTATTAGCCTCAATCACAGTATAGCCTTTTTCACGCAAAGCTCGCGCACTAAACATACGGACAGCATCTTCATCTTCAACTAATAAAACACGCCCACCACCTGTTAAATCCTGTGCACTGACCTCCGTTTTAAAGGATTCGACTTCAACAACACCATTATGTCGTGGTAATAAAATTTTAAATATTGTTCCGTGATCTATTTTACTCTCTACTTGAACAAAACCGCCTGTTTGCTTAACAATCCCGTAAACAGTTGAAAGGCCCAACCCTGTTCCCTCTCCAACTTCTTTTGTTGAGAAAAAGGGCTCAAAAATTAACTCTAAATGCTCAGGATCAATACCCGTCCCCGTATCAATTACCTCAATTGCAACATAATCCCCTTTAGGAATGACATCATGGCCATAGCGTTGTTGTTTTGCAAAATGAACATTCGATGTTCTGAGCGTTAAGACACCGCCGGATTTCATCGCATCACGGGCATTAACAACAAGGTTAATAATCACCTGTTCCAACTGCCCAATATCAGCTTTGACAAACCACAAATCCCGAGCATGAACCATTTTCAACTCAATACCAGCCCCAATTAAGCGACGAAGCAAGGTTGATAACTCAACCAAATTGTCGGTAATATTGGTCACCTTAGGTTGCAACGTTTGCTGACGAGAGAACGCTAATAATTGGCGAACCAGGTTTGCGGCTCGGTTGGCATTTTGTTTAATTTGCACAATATCGTTATATGAGGGGTCATTGGGCAAGTAACGCTGCAACAACAAATCACAATAGCCAATCATAGCCGTCAATAGATTATTAAAATCATGGGCGACCCCACCAGCCAATTGACCAACAGCTTGCATTTTTTGAGATTGAATAAATTGCCCCTGCAACCGCTTTTGTTCAGAAATATCGATAAATTGCAGCATAATCTCAGCAATACCATTTCTGGAAATCGAACGCGATGGATAAGCTGTTGTCTG
Proteins encoded in this region:
- a CDS encoding response regulator, with protein sequence MGRLLISLVAVIAVTCWAMAFGYLAYYVQDWYEAASLLTIGGITFVALIYWIRAVYISRGLSLTMNHLQGAVSALAPHIESVAFDGQNKVIWSTHLNAYPSLTEYIRKLMMKIADPGLAEKIKSMIENRQRGEVLFNTGGNGLGADQRWILFSLSPFEKNSFVTVLRDLTVHFDSYNQLRQQFDQLQLFVDQAPFGIFYSSKQGKILGVNSTLSKWLDLSRDEIIGRPVSDLIKDADSYRGMVRVFNKGGPGFKALLFKPEEGGQNKVSPSILCRLDNAVGLTAGELIQDSSYLDAAIPAVMINQYGDIASSNPAFTTMLGELNPRGKFCDLVVPAQRNDIIERLTKAFEQKTMISPFEVRFEGDRIQTTAYPSRSISRNGIAEIMLQFIDISEQKRLQGQFIQSQKMQAVGQLAGGVAHDFNNLLTAMIGYCDLLLQRYLPNDPSYNDIVQIKQNANRAANLVRQLLAFSRQQTLQPKVTNITDNLVELSTLLRRLIGAGIELKMVHARDLWFVKADIGQLEQVIINLVVNARDAMKSGGVLTLRTSNVHFAKQQRYGHDVIPKGDYVAIEVIDTGTGIDPEHLELIFEPFFSTKEVGEGTGLGLSTVYGIVKQTGGFVQVESKIDHGTIFKILLPRHNGVVEVESFKTEVSAQDLTGGGRVLLVEDEDAVRMFSARALREKGYTVIEANNGDSALTMVENGEKFDVLITDVVMPKMDGPTLNKRIRDIYPTAKTIFISGYTEDTFRKNLDDDADIHFLPKPYTLKDLAVKVKEVIEAA